The genomic DNA AATCAACTGGCCGGTAGCAGGCTCGGCGTAAAGCCGCTTAATCCAGCGTTCGGCCTGTTTCTCCTCGGTTCCCGCGGTCTCCCGCTCCCTTCTGCGCCTGGACTTCCCGGCCAAGCTCGTGCCCCGCACCAAGTCCCTGGCCCACTGCGCCGGAACCGGACCATATCCCGGTACGATGGCCGGCTCGGAGTCTCCGGCAAGCAGCGTCCGGTCCGACATCACCAGCTGCACCTCGACCTTCATCCCGTTGGCATCCGCCTCTCCGGTAATCCGCTCCACGAGGGTGTCGGCCATGATCTGCCCCCGTCCCCGGGCGTCCCCGGCAGCACGGAGCCGGTCCGCTTCGCGCGATAAGGCAGCGTATACGCCAACGCCCTGGGCCACAGGAAGCAGACCGGTCAGATACGTCATGGTGTCCGGAGCCGGGCGGCAGGAGACGAACCGCTCGGAGGCGGCCTTGGCAGCCCGCCGAACCGCCGACTGCGGATCCAGCCGGTAGGCGGCACTTCTGGCGCGGGCAATAATCTGGCGGTCACCCAGTCCCTCAAGCACACGGGGGTCCCCGGCTGCTTCCTCATCCACCCGTTGCCGGTCCTCCAAGGTCAGGCATGCTGTCTCCCGAACCAGCAACGTTGCCCGCCATTCGCTGATTGTCCCGCTCGTAAGGGCCTGCAGAGTGCAGGGCATCTCGGAGACCAGTGCCTTCGCGAAACCCAGGAGCCGTCCTCCGCGGTTGGCCGACTCCCTACGTGCCAGGGCAATCTGTGACGCAACACCGCGGCCCAGATCTTCGCGCGGGACTCCCGCTGCGGCCTGCTTCCGGCGCTGGGAAGCATCAAAGGCCACGGCGGCCCGAGCCTGGGCAGCAGATGCGGCGGCTTTTAGCTCCTCGAGCGCCCGGATCCGGTCAATGAGTTCGGCATCCTCCGCCAGCGCCGGCGTTACCTGTCCGGCAGGGTCAGACTCAGCCAATACCTCCACCCATCCATACACCGCGGCACTGCCGGCAGTG from Arthrobacter zhangbolii includes the following:
- a CDS encoding HNH endonuclease; its protein translation is MFEYSSPQEHRLPATAGSAAVYGWVEVLAESDPAGQVTPALAEDAELIDRIRALEELKAAASAAQARAAVAFDASQRRKQAAAGVPREDLGRGVASQIALARRESANRGGRLLGFAKALVSEMPCTLQALTSGTISEWRATLLVRETACLTLEDRQRVDEEAAGDPRVLEGLGDRQIIARARSAAYRLDPQSAVRRAAKAASERFVSCRPAPDTMTYLTGLLPVAQGVGVYAALSREADRLRAAGDARGRGQIMADTLVERITGEADANGMKVEVQLVMSDRTLLAGDSEPAIVPGYGPVPAQWARDLVRGTSLAGKSRRRRERETAGTEEKQAERWIKRLYAEPATGQLIAMDSRSRLFPKSLARFVAARDQTCRMPWCGAPIRHTDHIRPHKRGGPTSAANGQGLCEACNQAKEAPGWKTRVADEPGSHTVLGSHTVETTTPTGHTYRSTAPPLPGSGGGEHQPTGTLEVGITDLVWAA